In one window of Acidimicrobiales bacterium DNA:
- a CDS encoding STAS domain-containing protein: MDPTFRISESGPWTVLHVHGEIDMASAPAVRRAVVDLVGGGIRWLVLDLGDVGFVDSTGLGVLVGALKRVTSAAGEMTVVCGRENILELFRMTRLTAVFAIYDDVASACERVPSSPDAEVPPR; the protein is encoded by the coding sequence GTGGACCCGACGTTCAGGATCTCGGAGAGTGGGCCGTGGACCGTCCTCCACGTCCACGGTGAGATCGACATGGCCAGTGCCCCCGCCGTGCGACGCGCGGTCGTCGACCTGGTCGGCGGCGGCATCCGGTGGCTCGTGCTCGATCTCGGCGACGTCGGTTTCGTGGATTCCACCGGCCTGGGCGTGCTCGTGGGTGCGCTCAAGCGGGTGACATCGGCCGCAGGGGAGATGACGGTCGTCTGTGGCCGCGAGAACATCCTCGAGTTGTTCCGCATGACCCGGCTCACCGCTGTCTTCGCCATCTACGACGACGTCGCCTCGGCCTGCGAGCGGGTTCCGAGCTCGCCCGACGCGGAGGTGCCACCGCGTTGA
- the topA gene encoding type I DNA topoisomerase codes for MPTSLVIVESPAKARTIAGYLGDGFVVESSIGHVRDLPGSAAEVPASHKGETWARLGIDTENDFKPLYVVNADKKDQIRKLKKLLADADELYLATDEDREGEAIAWHLLEVLSPPEKVVVKRMVFHEITPAAIQEAIASPREIDRRLVDAQEARRLLDRLYGYEVSPVLWKKVLPGLSAGRVQSVATRIVVERERERMAFVSASYWDLDVTLDAGENHEPRSFAASLQAVDGTRVASGRDFAQDGQLRSDDVVVLDEAAVRSLAEGLADATAVVTSVEAKPYRRRPAAPFMTSTFQQEAGRKLRLSSAMAMRSAQSLYEKGYITYMRTDSTTLSETAVKAARATIADRYGRDHMPDAPRVYNRKVRNAQEAHEAIRPAGDSFRDPDAVRAEVPRSEADVYELIWKRTIASQMTDATGETVQVRADAPATTGQVATVSASGTVISHQGFRRVYVEDVDGDAPDENERALPALVEGDTAGVGDVTVDGHETQPPARYTEASLVKRLEELGVGRPSTYASIMGTIQNRGYVWKKGSALVPTFTAFSVVTLLERHFPDLIDYEFTARMEDDLDGIAGGLTQAIPWLRLFYFGENDGPGLKAMVSERLGEIDARDINSIPLGLDAEGRPVVARVGRYGPYVQRGEDTASVPDEIPPDELTIARAVEFIEAPSDERVLGNDPETDLPVIAKAGRFGPYVQLGEMTDDGPKPKTASLLSSMELPTVTFEDAMKLLSLPRVVGVDPADGEEITAQNGRYGPYIKKAKDSRSLETEDQLFTVTLEEALALYAQPKRRRGQTTKPPLRELGEDGVSGKKMVVKDGRFGPYVTDGEVNASLRKGDTVEELTDERASELLQMRRDKEAAGGGKKKPAAKRKPAAKKKPAAKKKPAAKKPAARKKPAADKAPAADKAQESS; via the coding sequence GTGCCAACCTCCCTCGTCATCGTCGAGTCCCCCGCCAAGGCCCGCACCATCGCGGGCTACCTCGGCGACGGTTTCGTCGTCGAGTCGTCGATCGGACACGTCCGTGATCTGCCCGGTAGCGCAGCGGAGGTCCCCGCCAGCCACAAGGGCGAGACGTGGGCGCGGCTGGGGATCGACACGGAGAACGACTTCAAGCCGCTCTACGTCGTCAACGCCGACAAGAAGGACCAGATCCGCAAGCTGAAGAAGCTGCTCGCCGACGCCGACGAGCTCTACCTCGCGACTGATGAGGACCGCGAGGGTGAGGCGATCGCGTGGCATCTCCTCGAGGTGCTCTCGCCGCCGGAGAAGGTCGTCGTCAAACGCATGGTGTTCCACGAGATCACCCCGGCGGCCATCCAGGAGGCCATCGCCTCCCCACGCGAGATCGACCGCCGCCTCGTCGACGCCCAGGAGGCCCGCCGGCTCCTCGACCGCCTCTACGGCTACGAGGTCTCGCCGGTGCTGTGGAAGAAGGTCCTGCCGGGGCTGTCCGCCGGCCGCGTGCAGAGCGTCGCCACGCGCATCGTCGTCGAGCGCGAACGAGAGCGCATGGCCTTCGTCTCGGCGTCCTACTGGGATCTCGATGTGACCCTCGACGCTGGAGAGAACCACGAGCCCCGCAGCTTCGCCGCGTCGCTGCAGGCCGTCGACGGGACCCGGGTCGCGAGCGGCCGTGACTTCGCTCAGGACGGTCAGCTCCGCAGCGACGACGTCGTCGTCCTCGACGAGGCGGCCGTGCGGTCGCTCGCCGAGGGTCTCGCCGACGCAACCGCCGTGGTCACGTCCGTGGAGGCCAAGCCCTACCGCCGTCGGCCCGCCGCCCCCTTCATGACGTCGACCTTCCAGCAGGAAGCCGGCCGCAAGTTGCGGCTCTCGTCGGCGATGGCGATGCGCTCGGCCCAGTCTCTCTACGAGAAGGGCTACATCACCTACATGCGGACCGACTCGACGACGCTGTCGGAGACCGCGGTCAAGGCCGCCCGGGCGACCATCGCCGACCGGTACGGCCGGGACCACATGCCCGACGCCCCACGCGTCTACAACCGCAAGGTCCGCAACGCCCAGGAGGCCCACGAGGCGATCCGCCCGGCGGGTGACTCGTTCCGGGACCCCGACGCGGTGCGCGCCGAGGTGCCCAGGTCCGAGGCCGACGTCTACGAGTTGATCTGGAAGCGCACGATCGCCTCACAGATGACGGACGCCACCGGTGAGACCGTCCAGGTGCGCGCCGACGCCCCCGCCACCACGGGGCAGGTCGCCACCGTGTCGGCGTCGGGCACGGTGATCAGCCACCAGGGATTCCGGCGTGTGTATGTCGAGGACGTGGACGGCGACGCCCCTGACGAGAACGAGCGGGCGCTGCCTGCACTCGTCGAGGGTGACACCGCCGGAGTCGGCGATGTCACCGTCGACGGTCACGAGACCCAGCCACCGGCGCGCTACACGGAGGCGTCGCTGGTGAAGCGGCTCGAGGAACTCGGCGTCGGTCGTCCGTCCACCTACGCCTCGATCATGGGAACCATCCAGAACCGTGGCTACGTGTGGAAGAAGGGCTCCGCCCTCGTGCCGACGTTCACGGCGTTCAGCGTGGTGACCCTGCTCGAACGCCACTTCCCCGATCTCATCGACTACGAGTTCACGGCGCGGATGGAGGATGACCTCGACGGCATCGCCGGTGGCCTGACCCAGGCCATCCCGTGGTTGCGCCTCTTCTACTTCGGCGAGAACGACGGTCCCGGTCTCAAGGCGATGGTGTCCGAGCGCCTCGGCGAGATCGATGCCCGCGACATCAACTCCATCCCGCTCGGCCTGGACGCCGAGGGGCGGCCGGTGGTGGCGCGGGTCGGTCGGTACGGCCCCTATGTGCAGCGCGGTGAGGACACGGCGTCGGTACCCGACGAGATCCCCCCCGACGAGTTGACGATCGCCCGGGCCGTCGAGTTCATCGAGGCCCCCTCTGACGAACGCGTCCTCGGAAACGACCCCGAGACGGACCTTCCGGTGATCGCGAAGGCGGGCCGCTTCGGACCGTATGTCCAACTGGGCGAGATGACCGACGACGGCCCCAAACCGAAGACCGCGTCGCTGCTGTCGTCCATGGAACTGCCGACGGTGACCTTCGAGGACGCGATGAAACTGCTGTCGCTTCCGAGGGTCGTCGGCGTGGACCCCGCGGACGGTGAGGAGATCACGGCCCAGAACGGCCGCTACGGGCCCTACATCAAGAAGGCGAAGGACAGCCGTTCCCTCGAGACCGAGGACCAATTGTTCACGGTCACGCTCGAGGAGGCGCTCGCGCTCTACGCCCAGCCGAAGCGCCGCCGTGGCCAGACCACCAAGCCACCGCTGCGCGAGCTCGGCGAGGACGGCGTCAGCGGCAAGAAGATGGTGGTCAAGGACGGCCGATTCGGCCCCTATGTCACCGACGGAGAGGTGAACGCCTCGCTGCGCAAGGGCGACACCGTCGAGGAGCTGACCGACGAGCGCGCCTCAGAGCTCCTCCAGATGCGGCGTGACAAGGAGGCGGCGGGCGGGGGCAAGAAGAAGCCTGCCGCGAAGCGCAAGCCAGCCGCGAAGAAGAAGCCGGCCGCCAAGAAGAAGCCGGCTGCCAAGAAGCCGGCTGCCAGGAAGAAGCCCGCGGCGGACAAGGCGCCCGCGGCGGACAAGGCGCAGGAATCCTCCTAG
- a CDS encoding TadE/TadG family type IV pilus assembly protein, which produces MEFALVLPVVALAALLVVQVGLVVHARIMTTHAAREAARVVAIHNDAGAARSAALGAADLDPARLTVSVSGSASPGSDVTVTVTYRAPTEVPLVGALLDDVVLTDSVTMLAEG; this is translated from the coding sequence GTGGAGTTCGCGCTCGTTCTCCCCGTCGTGGCCCTGGCGGCGCTGCTCGTGGTGCAGGTCGGGCTGGTCGTCCACGCCCGGATCATGACCACTCACGCCGCGCGGGAGGCGGCCCGGGTGGTGGCGATCCACAATGATGCGGGCGCCGCCCGTTCCGCTGCGCTGGGTGCGGCGGACCTCGACCCTGCCCGGCTGACGGTGTCGGTCTCGGGTTCGGCCTCGCCCGGTTCGGACGTGACGGTGACGGTCACCTACCGGGCCCCCACCGAGGTGCCCCTCGTCGGAGCGCTGCTCGACGACGTCGTCCTCACCGACTCGGTGACGATGCTGGCCGAGGGGTGA
- a CDS encoding MFS transporter, producing MTSAHPDGAEPPVPPDTGGAVPLDPDGLWSNIERRLFATNAFFRLWAAQFTTGLGDWLGFLAITVTAARVGGGSPETAVGIVMAARLIPGFFFAQVAGVLADRWDKRRLMVVCDISRAAVLLVLPFVDTVWQLVLVSLALEAFTLLWIPAKESMVPSIVPREHLTTANSLSMVATYGTFPIAALVFVGLARGADAIADVEALDFLRIDQESLGFYVDALTFALSAVLVASIPFHHSGRVDDGETRRLDFVGTFREMGEGVRFIVINPTVRAVNIGLATALLGGGMMVPLGIVYSEEVLGAGPAGFAGMQVALGVGLGLGVLVLTLLKKHVSKHRLFAGSVVGAGAALLVAASLGTLALVIIAIGVLGMFAGGVYVLGFTLLHEEVDEDLRGRVFAALYSVVRLCVVAAFVIGPLLAAGLDGASHRLVDRGVDVLGLDVYLPGVRLTLWLAGLIIMGAGVGAAWSLRSGRPASLRAVR from the coding sequence GTGACGTCGGCCCACCCAGACGGCGCAGAGCCCCCGGTACCGCCCGACACGGGCGGCGCCGTTCCCCTCGACCCGGACGGGCTCTGGAGCAACATCGAGCGGCGTCTCTTCGCGACGAACGCGTTCTTCCGCCTCTGGGCGGCGCAGTTCACCACCGGCCTCGGCGACTGGCTCGGGTTCCTGGCCATCACGGTCACCGCTGCGCGCGTCGGCGGTGGGAGCCCGGAGACCGCCGTCGGGATCGTCATGGCCGCCCGCCTGATCCCCGGGTTCTTCTTCGCGCAGGTGGCGGGGGTGCTCGCCGACCGCTGGGACAAGCGCCGTCTGATGGTCGTGTGCGACATCTCGCGGGCGGCCGTGCTGCTCGTGCTGCCCTTCGTCGACACTGTGTGGCAACTCGTCCTCGTCTCGCTCGCGCTCGAGGCCTTCACGCTGCTGTGGATCCCGGCGAAGGAGTCGATGGTTCCCAGCATCGTCCCGCGTGAGCACCTGACGACGGCCAACTCGCTGTCGATGGTCGCCACCTACGGCACCTTTCCCATTGCGGCGCTCGTCTTCGTCGGACTCGCCCGGGGAGCCGACGCCATCGCCGATGTCGAGGCGTTGGACTTCCTGCGGATCGACCAGGAGTCGCTCGGCTTCTACGTCGACGCGCTCACCTTCGCCCTGTCGGCGGTGCTGGTGGCCTCGATCCCCTTCCACCACAGTGGCCGGGTCGACGATGGTGAGACACGCCGACTGGACTTCGTCGGCACCTTCCGCGAGATGGGGGAGGGCGTGCGTTTCATCGTGATCAACCCGACTGTGCGGGCGGTCAACATCGGTCTCGCCACCGCGCTGTTGGGCGGCGGGATGATGGTTCCGCTCGGGATCGTCTACTCCGAAGAGGTCCTGGGTGCCGGCCCGGCGGGATTCGCCGGGATGCAGGTCGCTCTCGGCGTGGGACTCGGGCTCGGCGTGCTGGTCCTCACACTGCTGAAGAAGCACGTCTCCAAACACCGCCTCTTCGCCGGGTCGGTGGTCGGCGCGGGGGCCGCGCTGCTCGTGGCGGCGTCGCTGGGCACACTCGCTCTCGTGATCATCGCAATCGGCGTCCTGGGCATGTTCGCCGGTGGCGTCTACGTACTGGGCTTCACACTGCTGCACGAGGAGGTGGACGAGGACCTACGGGGTCGTGTCTTCGCTGCGCTCTACAGCGTCGTGCGCCTGTGTGTCGTGGCAGCGTTCGTCATCGGGCCGCTGCTGGCGGCGGGACTCGACGGCGCCTCGCACCGGCTCGTCGACAGGGGAGTCGACGTGCTCGGTCTCGATGTCTATCTGCCCGGCGTGCGCCTCACCCTGTGGCTCGCCGGTCTGATCATCATGGGAGCGGGTGTCGGTGCCGCATGGTCACTGCGGTCCGGGCGTCCGGCTTCGTTGAGGGCGGTGCGGTGA
- a CDS encoding ATP-binding protein — MSHVELHVPARPEYLSLVRAVVAAAADLEPMRRDERVDDLRLIVSEATTNAMEAHTRVDSDERVLIRLDLGEDRIEVEVTDRGAGFEPDALETLPHVSSPDRLDFERGLGIPLMRVLADHHEIRSSEKGTAVRLVVYTSRHRPEPSTIVDG, encoded by the coding sequence TTGAGTCACGTAGAGTTGCATGTTCCCGCCCGTCCCGAATACCTGTCGCTCGTGCGCGCCGTGGTGGCTGCCGCCGCGGATCTCGAACCGATGCGCCGCGACGAGCGCGTCGACGACCTGCGTCTGATCGTCTCGGAGGCCACGACGAACGCGATGGAGGCCCACACCCGGGTGGACAGCGACGAGCGGGTGCTGATCCGCCTCGACCTCGGTGAGGACCGGATCGAGGTGGAGGTCACCGATCGGGGGGCGGGCTTCGAGCCCGACGCCCTGGAGACCCTTCCCCACGTCAGCTCGCCGGACCGTCTGGACTTCGAACGCGGCCTCGGCATCCCGCTCATGCGGGTGCTCGCGGACCATCACGAGATCCGCAGCTCGGAGAAGGGGACGGCGGTTCGTCTCGTCGTCTACACCTCGCGGCACCGCCCTGAGCCGTCGACGATCGTCGATGGATGA
- the nhaA gene encoding Na+/H+ antiporter NhaA yields MAGETPLSDLTFLGRDSALARYIGRPVNRFLAVEAAGGILLLVATVAALVWVNSPAQGSYFDFWGASVDIAVGGVEVFADPLGALVNDALMALFFFVVGLEIKRELVTGQLRNPRAAALPAIAAVGGMIVPALIYTGFNIGGDFADGWGIPVATDIAFAVGVVSLLGTRIPRALKLFLLTLAIVDDVLAILVIAVFYTDNLAFGWLATAAGLLVLVQIMKRLRIWAIPAYVLVGAFVWWATLKSGVEATIAGVSLGLMTPARPLQTEDEARRVAEWLRDKAEVFLVDVRWANFNIVESRSVAERLETALHPFTAYVIIPLFALANAGVVLSNDVLRGAVSSRVTLGVAFGLVIGKTIGVTAFTLLAERLRIATRPRSMTRIHLLGLAIVAGIGFTVSIFVTTLAFEGDREPIEAEVAAGEVFEVARDLPEGGEVAAGEEAELARAADEAKIGILAASTVAAVVGLGVLAQAAKRHGHADREDR; encoded by the coding sequence TTGGCTGGCGAGACCCCACTTTCTGATCTGACGTTCCTCGGGCGCGACAGCGCGCTGGCCCGCTACATCGGGCGACCGGTCAATCGCTTCCTGGCTGTCGAGGCGGCCGGCGGCATCCTTCTCCTGGTGGCGACCGTGGCCGCGCTCGTGTGGGTCAACTCGCCCGCCCAGGGTTCCTACTTCGACTTCTGGGGAGCGTCGGTCGACATCGCCGTCGGCGGCGTCGAGGTCTTCGCCGATCCGCTCGGAGCGCTCGTCAACGACGCGCTCATGGCTCTGTTCTTCTTCGTCGTCGGACTCGAGATCAAACGCGAGCTCGTCACCGGTCAGCTCCGCAACCCCCGGGCCGCGGCACTCCCGGCCATCGCCGCAGTGGGCGGGATGATCGTCCCCGCGCTGATCTACACCGGCTTCAACATCGGGGGCGACTTCGCCGACGGCTGGGGCATCCCCGTCGCGACCGACATCGCGTTCGCTGTCGGGGTGGTGTCGCTACTCGGGACGCGGATCCCCCGGGCCCTGAAGCTGTTCCTGCTGACCCTCGCGATCGTCGACGACGTCCTCGCGATCCTCGTCATCGCCGTCTTCTACACGGACAACCTCGCGTTCGGCTGGCTGGCGACCGCGGCGGGTCTGCTGGTCCTTGTGCAGATCATGAAGCGCCTGCGCATCTGGGCCATCCCGGCCTACGTGCTCGTCGGCGCGTTCGTGTGGTGGGCGACGCTCAAGTCCGGCGTCGAGGCCACCATCGCCGGCGTCTCTCTCGGCCTCATGACCCCGGCTCGACCTCTGCAGACCGAGGACGAGGCCCGACGGGTGGCGGAGTGGCTGAGGGACAAGGCCGAGGTGTTCCTCGTCGACGTGAGGTGGGCGAACTTCAACATCGTCGAGTCACGATCGGTGGCCGAGCGACTCGAGACCGCTCTGCATCCCTTCACGGCCTACGTGATCATCCCGCTGTTCGCGCTCGCCAACGCGGGTGTCGTGCTCTCCAACGACGTGCTGCGGGGAGCGGTGTCCTCGCGGGTCACTCTCGGCGTGGCCTTCGGACTCGTGATCGGCAAGACCATCGGCGTCACCGCGTTCACGCTGCTCGCCGAGCGTCTCCGTATCGCCACCAGGCCTCGCTCGATGACCCGAATCCATCTCCTCGGTCTGGCCATCGTGGCGGGGATCGGCTTCACGGTCTCCATCTTCGTCACCACGCTCGCCTTCGAGGGCGACAGGGAGCCGATCGAGGCGGAGGTGGCCGCGGGCGAGGTCTTCGAGGTCGCCCGGGACCTCCCCGAAGGCGGGGAGGTCGCGGCGGGCGAAGAGGCCGAGCTGGCCCGCGCCGCCGACGAGGCGAAGATCGGGATCCTCGCGGCATCGACGGTCGCCGCGGTGGTCGGTCTCGGGGTGCTGGCGCAGGCGGCGAAGCGGCACGGCCACGCCGATCGTGAGGACCGCTGA
- a CDS encoding type II secretion system F family protein produces the protein MLAGVLVAPLGLPAGAAAALGVYGLDVRRRRREARRAADTVRAELPDVVDLLLAAVSAGLSVTAAIEVVAGLAEGPVSRALGETVSRSRHGDVVSALEAIPDLLGESVRPLARVLVDGLRHGAPVIAGLERLSRDGRAERRRRGEIRARRTSVRLVFPLVVCLLPAFALLTVVPALVASLEVLGA, from the coding sequence GTGCTCGCCGGTGTCCTCGTCGCGCCGCTCGGCCTGCCCGCCGGCGCCGCTGCGGCGCTGGGGGTCTACGGGCTCGACGTCCGACGGCGCAGGCGCGAGGCGCGGCGCGCCGCCGACACCGTGCGCGCGGAACTACCCGACGTGGTGGACCTGCTCCTCGCTGCCGTCTCGGCGGGGCTGTCGGTCACGGCGGCCATCGAGGTGGTGGCCGGTCTCGCGGAAGGTCCCGTGTCGCGCGCGCTGGGGGAGACGGTGTCACGATCCCGGCACGGCGACGTGGTCTCCGCGCTCGAGGCGATCCCCGACCTCCTCGGCGAGTCCGTCCGCCCGCTCGCACGTGTCCTCGTCGACGGCCTGCGCCACGGGGCACCGGTCATCGCCGGTCTCGAGCGCCTCAGCCGTGACGGTCGCGCGGAGCGCCGCCGCCGCGGCGAGATCCGGGCCCGCCGTACGAGCGTGCGTCTCGTCTTCCCGCTGGTCGTGTGCCTGCTCCCCGCGTTCGCGCTCCTCACCGTCGTGCCGGCCCTCGTCGCCTCGCTCGAGGTCCTCGGCGCTTGA
- a CDS encoding DEAD/DEAH box helicase: MALTTSTLDDVIGRLADDGRLVHVEHLPARPARHGRPETPVDPALLARAGVDELWSHQAEAVDLLRAGTSVVVATGTASGKSLCYQIPVAEAVGADDPGTALAIYPTKALAQDQLRSFARILPSRSVVATYDGDTAGEQRGWLRTNADVVLTNPEMLHSSILPNHPRWGRFLARLRYVIVDELHVLRGVFGTHTAHVLRRLARICALHGTEPTFAFTSATIGEPARLAADLCGNAVTSVDGDGSPRGPRMFALLDPPVLDPASGVRSSANSETGAAVADLVDAGHRTIAFCRSRKGTELVAADIRRRIPGRADEVRSYRSGYLAEERRAIEDELAAGTVSAVVATSALELGVDIGGLDACVLNGFPGTIAAMWQQAGRAGRSSGESIAVLVAGEDQLDRWLVEHPHEVFSRPPEPAVVNLANPFVLDPHLACAAFEAPLSHDDERWWPGMLDDGVRRLVCDDQLRTRRRAAGPFAVWTGHGRPGTNLSLRSGSAGEVRIVTSDGTLIGTVDEARSHTSVHDGAIYLHRGATYRVQTLDLDGREAVVEPCDGDEYTQARSDTTIVVTGTESTRRAGRAELCLGSVEVRTHVTGYQRREVRSRRILGNHVLDLPLQRLATRAFWYTVDDDLVEAAGLGDGALGGTLHAIEHAAIGILPLFTICDRWDVGGVSIALHPDTGLPTIFVYDGYPGGAGIAELGYEAADRHLAAARDVIAACGCDDGCPSCVQSPKCGNGNDPLDKAGALALLARILD, encoded by the coding sequence GTGGCTCTCACCACGAGCACCCTCGACGACGTCATCGGCCGGCTCGCCGACGACGGGCGTCTCGTGCACGTCGAGCACCTCCCCGCGCGACCGGCGCGCCACGGACGCCCCGAGACTCCGGTCGACCCCGCGCTGCTCGCCCGGGCCGGTGTCGACGAGCTGTGGAGCCACCAGGCCGAGGCGGTCGACCTGTTGCGCGCGGGAACCTCGGTCGTCGTCGCCACGGGCACGGCGTCGGGCAAGTCGCTGTGTTACCAGATCCCCGTGGCCGAGGCGGTCGGCGCTGACGACCCCGGTACGGCTCTGGCGATCTACCCGACGAAGGCCCTGGCCCAGGACCAGCTGCGGTCCTTCGCCCGGATCCTGCCGTCCCGATCCGTGGTGGCCACCTACGACGGCGACACCGCCGGCGAACAACGGGGTTGGCTGCGCACCAACGCCGACGTCGTGTTGACGAACCCCGAGATGCTCCACTCGTCGATACTGCCGAACCACCCCCGCTGGGGGCGTTTCCTCGCACGGCTGCGCTACGTCATCGTCGACGAGCTCCACGTCCTGCGGGGCGTCTTCGGGACCCACACGGCACACGTCCTGCGCCGGCTCGCCCGCATCTGCGCCCTGCACGGCACCGAGCCCACCTTCGCGTTCACCTCCGCGACCATCGGCGAACCCGCCCGGCTCGCGGCCGACCTCTGCGGGAACGCGGTCACGTCCGTCGACGGCGACGGCTCGCCGCGTGGACCCCGGATGTTCGCCCTGCTCGACCCGCCGGTCCTCGACCCCGCCAGCGGCGTGCGGTCTTCGGCCAACAGCGAGACGGGTGCCGCCGTGGCGGACCTGGTCGACGCCGGCCACAGGACCATCGCCTTCTGTCGCAGCCGCAAGGGCACGGAACTCGTTGCGGCCGACATCCGGCGTCGCATCCCCGGCCGCGCCGACGAGGTCCGCTCGTACCGCAGTGGCTACCTCGCCGAGGAGCGCCGGGCGATCGAAGACGAACTCGCCGCCGGCACGGTCTCCGCGGTGGTCGCAACGAGCGCGCTCGAGCTCGGCGTCGACATCGGCGGCCTCGACGCGTGCGTCCTCAACGGATTCCCCGGGACCATCGCCGCCATGTGGCAACAGGCCGGTCGTGCCGGCAGGTCCAGCGGCGAGTCCATCGCCGTGCTCGTCGCCGGCGAGGACCAGCTGGACCGGTGGCTCGTCGAGCACCCCCACGAGGTCTTCTCACGGCCACCCGAGCCGGCGGTCGTCAACCTCGCCAATCCCTTCGTCCTCGATCCCCACCTCGCCTGCGCCGCGTTCGAGGCACCGCTCAGCCACGACGACGAACGCTGGTGGCCCGGCATGCTCGACGACGGCGTGCGCCGCCTGGTGTGCGACGACCAGCTACGGACCAGGCGACGCGCCGCCGGCCCCTTCGCCGTGTGGACGGGACACGGCCGACCGGGGACCAACCTGAGCCTGCGCAGCGGCTCCGCGGGCGAAGTGAGGATCGTCACAAGCGACGGGACGCTGATCGGCACCGTCGACGAGGCGCGCTCGCACACCTCGGTGCACGACGGTGCCATCTACCTCCACCGCGGAGCGACATACCGCGTCCAGACCCTCGACCTCGACGGGCGCGAGGCCGTCGTCGAACCGTGCGACGGCGACGAGTACACCCAGGCACGGTCGGACACGACCATCGTCGTGACGGGTACCGAGTCCACCCGACGTGCGGGCCGGGCGGAACTCTGCCTCGGCTCGGTCGAGGTCCGCACCCATGTCACCGGCTATCAGCGTCGCGAGGTCCGCAGCCGCAGAATCCTCGGCAACCACGTTCTCGATCTGCCCCTGCAGCGCCTGGCGACGCGGGCGTTCTGGTACACGGTCGACGACGACCTCGTGGAGGCGGCGGGTTTGGGCGACGGCGCCCTGGGCGGCACCCTCCACGCGATCGAACACGCGGCGATCGGCATCCTGCCCCTGTTCACGATCTGTGACCGTTGGGACGTGGGTGGCGTCTCGATCGCCCTGCATCCCGACACGGGACTCCCGACGATCTTCGTCTACGACGGCTACCCGGGCGGAGCGGGGATCGCCGAGTTGGGGTACGAGGCGGCAGACCGCCACCTCGCCGCGGCCCGCGACGTCATCGCCGCCTGTGGCTGTGACGACGGCTGCCCCTCCTGTGTTCAGTCACCGAAGTGCGGAAATGGGAACGACCCGTTGGACAAGGCGGGCGCGCTCGCGCTACTCGCCCGGATCCTCGACTGA